The Primulina eburnea isolate SZY01 chromosome 8, ASM2296580v1, whole genome shotgun sequence genome contains a region encoding:
- the LOC140839175 gene encoding cytokinin riboside 5'-monophosphate phosphoribohydrolase LOG3-like, with protein sequence MVKSGIVLGHVISEKGIEVDKAKVDVIANLTSPKTVKEVRSFLGHAGFYRRKDSIYEEVVENLGITLAKKKIHLVYGGGEVGLMEKVAKAAHAGGSEILGIIPITLANLTGPTIGEEMKVDNMYERITQMIKHSDAFITLPGGFGTLEEIFHTVCWAQLNIHNKPIGLLNVNNYYDKLLSFLDDGVEQGFISLAS encoded by the exons atggtTAAATCTGGGATTGTCTTAGGACATGTGATATCTGAAaaaggaattgaagttgataaagccaaaGTTGATGTTATTGCTAATTTAACATCACCAAAAACGGTTAAAGAAGTTCGATCATTTTTGGGTCATGCAGGATTTTATAGaag GAAAGATTCAATTTATgaagaagtagtagaaaatctTGGAATAACACTTGCTAAAAAAAAGATTCATTTGGTATATGGTGGTGGTGAAGTTGGCCTCATGGAAAAAGTTGCAAAAGCTGCGCATGCTGGTGGAAGTGAAATCTTAGGCATTATTCCGATTACCTTGGCCAATCTTACAGGACCAACAATAGGAGAAGAAATGAAAGTGGACAACATGTACGAACGAATTACTCAAATGATTAAACATTCAGATGCTTTCATTACTTTGCCAGGAGGTTTTGGTACtttggaagaaatatttcatACGGTTTGTTgggcacaattaaatatccacaaTAAACCAATTGGTTTGTTAAATGTTAACAATTATTATGATAAACTGTTATCGTTTCTTGATGATGGTGTGGAACAGGGATTTATTTCATTAGCTTCGTGA